GAGCGATTAGCGTGCAGGTTTTAGAGGGCAAAATCGTTTTTGAAGTGGGAGATGAAAAAATAGAAATGCCTAAGGGAGCGTTAATCAGCCTAGAAGCCCAAGTTTTGCATCGTTTGGACGCTTTAGAAAATAGCGTTATCCGATTGTCTTTGAGTAAAAAATAAGGAAAATCAAATGATGAAAGCCGTTTTTATCAATGTTTGGTATTTGCTTTTAACCATCATTTTATTAATCATCATATGGAGGATCATTAAATTAGTGTTAAAAGATAAAAACGACAGCGACGATAAGGTAGGATAGGCGGATTTCTGATCTAAAAATCAGCCAAGAAGATAAAAGAAGTGGTTAAATCATAGCCGTTTAATTAAGCGCGCTACGATACGAAAAATTTAAAAGAAAGGAACAAGCATGAGCGAACAACGAAAAGAATCTTTACAAAATAACCCTAATTTGAGTAAAAAAGATGTCAAAATCGTGGAAAAGATTTTGAGCAAGAACGACATTAAAGCCGCTGAAATGAAAGAACGCTATCTCAAAGAAGGGCTGTATGTGTTAAATTTCATGAGCTCTCCCGGTAGCGGTAAAACCACGATGCTAGAAAATCTAGCGGATTTTAAAGACTTTAAATTTTGCGTGGTAGAGGGCGATTTGCAAACCAATAGAGATGCGGACAGATTGCGTAAAAAAGGCGTGAGCGCACACCAGATCACCACCGGCGAAGCGTGCCATTTGGAAGCGAGCATGATTGAGGGGGCGTTTGATTTATTAAAAGATGAGGGAGCGTTAGAAAAAAGCGATTTTTTAATCATTGAAAATGTGGGGAATCTGGTTTGCCCCTCAAGCTATAATCTAGGGGCGGCGATGAATATCGTTCTACTCTCTGTCCCAGAGGGCGATGATAAGGTGCTAAAATACCCTACGATGTTTATGTGCGCGGATGCGGTCATTATCAGTAAAGCGGATATGATTGAAGTGTTTAATTTCAGGGTTTCTCAAGTCAAAGAAGACATGCAAAAATTAAAGCCTGAAGCGCCTATTTTTTTAATGAGCTCCAAAGACCCTAAAAGTTTGGAAGATTTTAAAAACTTCCTTTTAGAAAAAAAGCGTGAAAATTACCAATCCACGCATTCGTTTTAATGTGTTTAGCGATCCCCTCTAAAGTCATAGCCATTAACGATAATGTGGCTATTTTGGAGACTTTGGGCGTTCAAAGAGAGGCGAGTTTGGATTTGATGGGCGAGTCCGTTAAAGTGGGCGATTATGTGTTGTTGCACATCGGCTATGTGATGAGTAAGATTGATGAAAAAGAAGCCCTAGAATCCATTGAGCTTTATCAAGAAATGATCGCCAAAATGAACGAAACGCAATAATAACAATGAGCGTTGATCACCTCATTTCGCCCTTTAGAGACAAACGAACCATTTTAGCGCTCTCTAATGCAATCAAAAAACTCGCTTCCAAACTCACAAAAAAATTAGTCATCATGGAAGTGTGCGGAGGGCATACGCATTCTATCATGAAATACGGGCTTTTGGATTTGATGCCTAACAATTTAGAGTTTGTGCATGGGCCAGGGTGTCCGGTATGCGTGATGCCAAGAGCGCGCCTTGATGAAGCTTACGAACTCGCTAGCATGAAAGATAGCATTGTTTTGAGTTTAGGGGATATGATGAGAGTCCCCGGGAGCTATGGGAGTTTGATACAAGCGAGAGAAAAGGGGCTGGATGCGCGCTTTTTGTATTCGCCCATGCAAGCTTTAGAGATCGCTAAAGAAAACCCTCATAAAAAAGTCATCTACATTGCGATCGGTTTTGAGACCACCACGCCGATGAGCGCTAGCGTTTTACTGAGCGCCAAAAAAGAAAAAATTAACAACCTTTTTTTCCACATCAACCACATTTTAGTGCCTCCTAGCGTGAGCGCGATTTTAGAAGATCCAGCATGCCAAATTAACGCTCTTTTAGCCCCTAGCCATGTGAGCGTGATGAACGGCGCTCAAATCTACGCTCCTTTAGTGGATCGCTTTAAAATCCCCATTATTGTGAGCGGTTTTGAGCCGGTGGATATATTAGAAAGCGTGCTGATGCTTATCAAACAAGCCTTAAACAAAGAAGCCAAGCTAGAAATCCAATACAAAAGAGCGGTGAGCTATGGAGGGAATACAAAAGCGCAAGAGTTAGTGAATGCATGCATGGAAGTTAGGGAAAATTTTGAATGGAGAGGGTTAGGGAATATCAAACGTTCCGCCCTAAAGCTTAAAGAAATATTCGCCTCTTATGACGCTGAAAAAGTCTTTAAAGAACATTTAAGCCACAAAACCTCCAAAGAAAACAAAGCATGCAAGTGCGGGGAGATTTTAAAAGGCATCGCTAAGCCCCTAGACTGCTCACTATTCGCTACAACTTGCACCCCACAAAATCCGATCGGCAGTTGCATGGTCAGCTCTGAGGGGGCGTGCGCGGCGTATTATCGTTACAAGCGCGTTTGAGCTTCAAAAATTGCTCTAAGCCCCTAGACTGCTCGCTATTCGCCACAACTTGCACCCCGCAAAATCCGATCGGCAGTTGCATGGTCAGCTCTCAAGGGGGTGTGCGCGGCGTATTATCGTTACAAGTGCGTTTGAACTTTAGAAATTGCTTTTTAGTGAAATCGCTCAAACC
This DNA window, taken from Helicobacter pylori, encodes the following:
- the hypD gene encoding hydrogenase formation protein HypD, whose product is MSVDHLISPFRDKRTILALSNAIKKLASKLTKKLVIMEVCGGHTHSIMKYGLLDLMPNNLEFVHGPGCPVCVMPRARLDEAYELASMKDSIVLSLGDMMRVPGSYGSLIQAREKGLDARFLYSPMQALEIAKENPHKKVIYIAIGFETTTPMSASVLLSAKKEKINNLFFHINHILVPPSVSAILEDPACQINALLAPSHVSVMNGAQIYAPLVDRFKIPIIVSGFEPVDILESVLMLIKQALNKEAKLEIQYKRAVSYGGNTKAQELVNACMEVRENFEWRGLGNIKRSALKLKEIFASYDAEKVFKEHLSHKTSKENKACKCGEILKGIAKPLDCSLFATTCTPQNPIGSCMVSSEGACAAYYRYKRV
- a CDS encoding cupin domain-containing protein, producing MEVVNFLEGVCFEKLHIEALSENSSNKEMRICIPKGAVMDKHKAPGAISVQVLEGKIVFEVGDEKIEMPKGALISLEAQVLHRLDALENSVIRLSLSKK
- the hypB gene encoding hydrogenase nickel incorporation protein HypB, which encodes MSEQRKESLQNNPNLSKKDVKIVEKILSKNDIKAAEMKERYLKEGLYVLNFMSSPGSGKTTMLENLADFKDFKFCVVEGDLQTNRDADRLRKKGVSAHQITTGEACHLEASMIEGAFDLLKDEGALEKSDFLIIENVGNLVCPSSYNLGAAMNIVLLSVPEGDDKVLKYPTMFMCADAVIISKADMIEVFNFRVSQVKEDMQKLKPEAPIFLMSSKDPKSLEDFKNFLLEKKRENYQSTHSF
- a CDS encoding HypC/HybG/HupF family hydrogenase formation chaperone; the protein is MCLAIPSKVIAINDNVAILETLGVQREASLDLMGESVKVGDYVLLHIGYVMSKIDEKEALESIELYQEMIAKMNETQ